A genomic window from Stigmatopora argus isolate UIUO_Sarg chromosome 13, RoL_Sarg_1.0, whole genome shotgun sequence includes:
- the LOC144086806 gene encoding RCC1 and BTB domain-containing protein 1-like isoform X1, with the protein MACEPMQLGFELSTRTLHRLRFPPEGSPSHGFRLRLPRLGIENKMVDVSKWPLFSLMAPQELACIWKACVFGASANEAIYITRDDEVFVLGLNCSNCLCTGDNQSTIVPKKLDFLSGKKVVSVSYGSGPHVLLATEEGELFAWGHNVYCQLGNGTTNQGLLPVLVSTNLLNCKVTEVACGSHHSMALTQSGQVFAWGYNNCGQVGSGSTATQPHPRRVSSGLQTKIAVGIVCGQNSSMAVLDNGEVYGWGYNGNGQLGLGNNSNQLTPDRLAGLRVQQLVCGYAHSLALTDEGELYAWGANTYGQLGTGNKSNHLSPVVIMGEKGRIVEVAACHSAHTSAAKTQSGQVYMWGHCRGQSVMLPHLTHFSCTDDVFACFATPSVMWRVLTAELDDFLTVAQSLKKEFDNPETADLKFCVDGKYIYVHKAVLKIRCEHFRTMFQSHWNEDAKDVIEIQQFSFPVYRSFLEFLYTDAVELPPEDAIGLLDLATSYCENRLKRLCQHIIKRGITVDNAFTFLAASVRYGAEVRPADLEDFCFKFCVNHLTRVTQTDAFQQIDGDLLNVIFRQAGRCGAFKN; encoded by the exons ATGGCGTGCGAACCGATGCAATTAGGGTTCGAACTCAG CACACGCACCCTTCACCGCCTGCGGTTTCCACCTGAGGGGTCTCCTTCCCACGGCTTTCGCTTGAGGCTTCCGCGACTTGGCATCGAGAACAAAATGGTGGAcgtctcaaaatggccgctatTCAGTCTAATGGCACCCCAGGAGCTGGCCTGCATATGGAAAGCGTGCGTGTTTGGAGCGTCCGCCAACGAGGCCATCTACATAACTCGGGATGACGAG GTGTTCGTGTTGGGGCTGAACTGCAGCAACTGCCTGTGCACCGGCGACAACCAGAGCACCATCGTTCCCAAGAAGCTGGACTTCCTGAGCGGCAAGAAGGTGGTCAGCGTGAGCTACGGCAGCGGCCCGCACGTCCTGCTGGCCACCGAAG AGGGGGAACTTTTTGCCTGGGGCCACAACGTCTACTGCCAGCTGGGAAACGGTACCACCAACCAAGGGCTCTTGCCCGTGCTGGTGTCCACCAACCTGCTCAACTGCAAGGTGACCGAGGTGGCGTGTGGCTCGCACCACTCCATGGCGCTCACTCAATCTGGACAG GTGTTCGCGTGGGGTTACAACAACTGCGGGCAGGTGGGTTCCGGTTCCACGGCCACTCAGCCCCACCCGCGCCGCGTTTCCAGCGGCCTCCAGACCAAGATCGCCGTCGGCATCGTCTGCGGGCAGAACTCGTCCATGGCGGTGCTGGACAACGGCGAG GTGTACGGTTGGGGCTACAACGGCAACGGGCAGCTGGGGCTGGGAAATAACAGCAACCAGTTGACTCCCGATCGACTCGCCGGTTTGCGCGTGCAGCAG CTGGTGTGCGGGTATGCGCATTCCCTGGCGCTGACGGACGAAGGCGAACTGTACGCGTGGGGCGCCAACACGTACGGCCAACTGGGCACGGGCAACAAAAGCAACCACCTGAGTCCCGTCGTCATCATGGGCGAGAAAGGAAG GATCGTGGAGGTGGCCGCCTGCCACTCGGCGCACACGTCGGCCGCCAAGACGCAGAGCGGCCAGGTGTACATGTGGGGGCATTGCAGGGGGCAGTCGGTCATGCTGCCCCACCTCACGCACTTTAGCTGCACCGACGACGTCTTCGCCTGCTTTGCCACGCCCTCCGTCATGTGGAGGGTCCTCACCGCAG AGTTAGATGACTTTCTGACGGTGGCTCAGTCGCTCAAGAAGGAGTTCGACAACCCGGAAACGGCCGACCTCAAGTTCTGCGTGGATGGCAAATACATCTACGTGCACAAAGCCGTTCTAAAAATCAG GTGCGAACATTTCCGCACCATGTTCCAGTCGCACTGGAACGAAGACGCCAAGGATGTGATTGAAATCCAGCAGTTCTCCTTCCCGGTTTATCGCTCCTTTCTGGAGTTCCTGTACACGGACGCCGTGGAGCTGCCGCCGGAGGACGCCATCG GCCTCCTGGACCTGGCCACGTCCTACTGCGAGAACCGCCTGAAACGCCTGTGCCAGCACATCATCAAGCGCGGCATCACGGTCGACAACGCCTTCACCTTCCTGGCGGCGTCCGTGCGCTACGGCGCCGAGGTTCGTCCCGCG GATCTGGAAGACTTCTGCTTTAAGTTTTGCGTCAACCACTTGACCCGAGTGACGCAGACGGACGCCTTCCAGCAGATCGACGGCGACTTGTTGAACGTCATTTTTCGCCAAGCCGGCCGCTGCGGCGCCTTCAAGAATTGA
- the LOC144086806 gene encoding RCC1 and BTB domain-containing protein 1-like isoform X2, which produces MACEPMQLGFELSTRTLHRLRFPPEGSPSHGFRLRLPRLGIENKMVDVSKWPLFSLMAPQELACIWKACVFGASANEAIYITRDDEVFVLGLNCSNCLCTGDNQSTIVPKKLDFLSGKKVVSVSYGSGPHVLLATEEGELFAWGHNVYCQLGNGTTNQGLLPVLVSTNLLNCKVTEVACGSHHSMALTQSGQVFAWGYNNCGQVGSGSTATQPHPRRVSSGLQTKIAVGIVCGQNSSMAVLDNGEVYGWGYNGNGQLGLGNNSNQLTPDRLAGLRVQQLVCGYAHSLALTDEGELYAWGANTYGQLGTGNKSNHLSPVVIMGEKGRIVEVAACHSAHTSAAKTQSGQVYMWGHCRGQSVMLPHLTHFSCTDDVFACFATPSVMWRVLTAELDDFLTVAQSLKKEFDNPETADLKFCVDGKYIYVHKAVLKIRCEHFRTMFQSHWNEDAKDVIEIQQFSFPVYRSFLEFLYTDAVELPPEDAIGLLDLATSYCENRLKRLCQHIIKRGITVDNAFTFLAASVRYGAEDLEDFCFKFCVNHLTRVTQTDAFQQIDGDLLNVIFRQAGRCGAFKN; this is translated from the exons ATGGCGTGCGAACCGATGCAATTAGGGTTCGAACTCAG CACACGCACCCTTCACCGCCTGCGGTTTCCACCTGAGGGGTCTCCTTCCCACGGCTTTCGCTTGAGGCTTCCGCGACTTGGCATCGAGAACAAAATGGTGGAcgtctcaaaatggccgctatTCAGTCTAATGGCACCCCAGGAGCTGGCCTGCATATGGAAAGCGTGCGTGTTTGGAGCGTCCGCCAACGAGGCCATCTACATAACTCGGGATGACGAG GTGTTCGTGTTGGGGCTGAACTGCAGCAACTGCCTGTGCACCGGCGACAACCAGAGCACCATCGTTCCCAAGAAGCTGGACTTCCTGAGCGGCAAGAAGGTGGTCAGCGTGAGCTACGGCAGCGGCCCGCACGTCCTGCTGGCCACCGAAG AGGGGGAACTTTTTGCCTGGGGCCACAACGTCTACTGCCAGCTGGGAAACGGTACCACCAACCAAGGGCTCTTGCCCGTGCTGGTGTCCACCAACCTGCTCAACTGCAAGGTGACCGAGGTGGCGTGTGGCTCGCACCACTCCATGGCGCTCACTCAATCTGGACAG GTGTTCGCGTGGGGTTACAACAACTGCGGGCAGGTGGGTTCCGGTTCCACGGCCACTCAGCCCCACCCGCGCCGCGTTTCCAGCGGCCTCCAGACCAAGATCGCCGTCGGCATCGTCTGCGGGCAGAACTCGTCCATGGCGGTGCTGGACAACGGCGAG GTGTACGGTTGGGGCTACAACGGCAACGGGCAGCTGGGGCTGGGAAATAACAGCAACCAGTTGACTCCCGATCGACTCGCCGGTTTGCGCGTGCAGCAG CTGGTGTGCGGGTATGCGCATTCCCTGGCGCTGACGGACGAAGGCGAACTGTACGCGTGGGGCGCCAACACGTACGGCCAACTGGGCACGGGCAACAAAAGCAACCACCTGAGTCCCGTCGTCATCATGGGCGAGAAAGGAAG GATCGTGGAGGTGGCCGCCTGCCACTCGGCGCACACGTCGGCCGCCAAGACGCAGAGCGGCCAGGTGTACATGTGGGGGCATTGCAGGGGGCAGTCGGTCATGCTGCCCCACCTCACGCACTTTAGCTGCACCGACGACGTCTTCGCCTGCTTTGCCACGCCCTCCGTCATGTGGAGGGTCCTCACCGCAG AGTTAGATGACTTTCTGACGGTGGCTCAGTCGCTCAAGAAGGAGTTCGACAACCCGGAAACGGCCGACCTCAAGTTCTGCGTGGATGGCAAATACATCTACGTGCACAAAGCCGTTCTAAAAATCAG GTGCGAACATTTCCGCACCATGTTCCAGTCGCACTGGAACGAAGACGCCAAGGATGTGATTGAAATCCAGCAGTTCTCCTTCCCGGTTTATCGCTCCTTTCTGGAGTTCCTGTACACGGACGCCGTGGAGCTGCCGCCGGAGGACGCCATCG GCCTCCTGGACCTGGCCACGTCCTACTGCGAGAACCGCCTGAAACGCCTGTGCCAGCACATCATCAAGCGCGGCATCACGGTCGACAACGCCTTCACCTTCCTGGCGGCGTCCGTGCGCTACGGCGCCGAG GATCTGGAAGACTTCTGCTTTAAGTTTTGCGTCAACCACTTGACCCGAGTGACGCAGACGGACGCCTTCCAGCAGATCGACGGCGACTTGTTGAACGTCATTTTTCGCCAAGCCGGCCGCTGCGGCGCCTTCAAGAATTGA
- the phf11 gene encoding uncharacterized protein phf11, with translation MPIPEKDIHPNVEPITGEGQEFTTQVSVDEDPIHSVGPELARGPLTSDESHILPPPPDNTAAQVAPWGDQECSFDAAVFWRQIHTAGCTEAIFDDFLNDMKDVSLRIQREMASREDYDVALKVMMASGKITQLLSKQQKELELKQMAVQKSLAAMQDVVSLLRR, from the exons ATGCCGATTCCTGAGAAAGACATCCATCCGAACGTCGAACCTATCACA GGTGAAG GGCAAGAGTTTACAACGCAAGTCAGCGTGGACGAAGACCCGATCCACTCGGTTGGTCCGGAACTCGCCCGTGGCCCCTTGACGTCCGACGAGTCCCACATTCTGCCGCCGCCTCCCGACAACACCGCCGCACAAGTCGCGCCGTGGGGAGACCAAG AGTGCAGCTTTGACGCCGCCGTCTTCTGGAGGCAAATCCACACGGCCGGATGCACGGAAGCCATCTTCGACGACTTCCTCAACGACATGAAGGACGTCTCCTTGAGGATCCAGCGCGAAATGGCCAGCCGGGAAG ATTACGACGTGGCGCTTAAGGTGATGATGGCTTCTGGGAAAATAACGCAGCTGCTCAGCAAACAGCAAAAAG AGTTGGAGCTGAAACAAATGGCGGTGCAGAAATCGCTAGCGGCCATGCAAGACGTGGTGTCGTTGCTCAGGAGATGA
- the dnajc15 gene encoding dnaJ homolog subfamily C member 15, with protein MPRSTITNMATSSSSFSAMDGGEMMRYPEYSSKANTRSDAEIDRRLGGTLIAVGLGVAAAGFAGRYAFQLWKPLGQMFSETVRKMPTSGFSSYYKGGFEGKMSKREASLVLGISPVSTKAKVREAHRRIMVLNHPDKGGSPYLAAKINEAKDLLEKDLRR; from the exons ATGCCTAGAAGCACCATTACAAACATGGCGACCTCCTCAAGTAGCTTTTCTGCCATGGATGGCGGAGAAATGATGCGATACCCGGAATATAGTTCGAAAGCAAACACCAGGAGCGACGCGGAGATTGACCGCCGGCTG GGTGGCACGCTAATTGCAGTCGGTCTTGGCGTTGCTGCTGCGGGTTTTGCTG gtcGCTACGCCTTCCAGCTTTGGAAGCCACTCGGCCAGATGTTCTCAGAAACAGTCCGAAAAATGCCGACGTCG GGCTTCTCGTCATACTACAAAGGAGGTTTCGAGGGCAAGATGTCCAAACGGGAAGCCAGCCTCGTCCTCGGAATCAG TCCGGTCAGTACAAAGGCTAAAGTACGCGAGGCGCACCGGAGGATCATGGTCCTCAACCATCCTGATAAGG GCGGTTCGCCGTATCTCGCAGCCAAAATTAACGAGGCTAAAGACCTTCTGGAAAAAGACCTGAGGCGGTGA
- the plekhm3 gene encoding pleckstrin homology domain-containing family M member 3 — protein sequence MEDPRPSDAVGNISPALEATEDFAAQGVPLHSEKVTEASAAAAAVVKLASGGVRGLLSGRRPEVGPLGLAWADSLSAAGLRHGGKRSRARSTNDLLAHGKDGTSNAAFKKGHNRSRSDVNYRAAAYTDNGLPAVDTLKNTILNHHVEGEKGSSSSSLVLKQAEMEYREGPRGRWSQCHVELTPCELRLYTLDSSANRQLGTAYSLSHCQGVAAPAPGQPADQRALQAVFFNSTRLQLRAATQWEAGEWRRLLWEKVQAARPARQKAEKTVSFPEENAAPPTRPTTLPLFNQRCQDVLKSGLLDQLLDRNQWRAFTFVLTGTTLQAFPTEGRAPAWRPVRQYPLASCLGVQPDPEAPDRGERFQAAFAADTLRLRAQSAARAREWTEALRGAAAGARRPAREECGAPLLQGVPMRSRERRQRDQRAKRQSVTTSFLSLLTCVAVEKGLTAQGFTCAGCQRPVGASRGKAKVCHYSGWYYCPKCHQDNTFLIPARLLHNWDTGKHKVSKQAKEFLEFVYEEPLLDVQQLNGGLYEHCEALSAVLRLRQQLQSLRAYLFSCRATVAEDLRRRISPREYLLQHIHLYSIADLQQVIDGQLAPFLSKVIKFASAHVLACSLCRQKGFICELCHSGHVIYPFQDGATTRCSGCDAVFHSECRQKCQPCPRCVRRELHHVQRPSSFWSPDDDDDPHLPFRDT from the exons ATGGAGGACCCGAGGCCGTCGGACGCGGTGGGCAACATCAGCCCGGCTTTGGAGGCCACCGAGGACTTCGCCGCCCAGGGAGTCCCGCTACATTCCGAGAAGGTGACGGAAgcatccgccgccgccgccgcggtgGTCAAGCTGGCCTCCGGCGGCGTGCGGGGCCTCCTGAGTGGCCGGCGGCCCGAAGTGGGCCCTCTGGGGCTGGCGTGGGCCGACAGCCTGAGCGCGGCGGGCCTCAGGCACGGCGGCAAGAGGAGCCGGGCACGATCCACCAATGACCTGCTGGCCCACGGCAAGGACGGGACGTCCAACGCCGCCTTCAAGAAGGGACACAACAGGTCCAGGTCGGATGTCAACTACCGGGCGGCGGCGTACACTGACAACGGGCTCCCCGCTGTGGACACTTTGAAGAACACCATACTCAACCACCACGTGGAAG GCGAAAAAGGAAGCAGCAGTAGCAGCCTGGTGTTGAAGCAGGCCGAAATGGAGTACCGCGAAGGCCcgcgggggcgctggagccagTGCCACGTGGAGCTGACGCCCTGCGAGCTCCGCCTCTACACCTTGGACAGCAGCGCCAACCGCCAGCTGGGCACCGCCTACTCGCTGTCGCACTGCCAGGGCGTGGCGGCGCCCGCCCCCGGGCAGCCGGCGGACCAGCGCGCCCTGCAGGCCGTCTTCTTCAACAGCACGCGGCTCCAGCTGAGGGCCGCCACCCAGTGGGAGGCCGGCGAGTGGCGCCGTCTCCTGTGGGAGAAGGTGCAGGCGGCGCGGCCCGCCAGGCAGAAGGCGGAGAAGACGGTCAGCTTCCCGGAAGAAAACGCCGCCCCGCCCACCCGTCCCACCACGCTGCCCCTCTTCAACCAGCGCTGCCAGGACGTCCTCAAATCGGGGCTCTTGGACCAACTCCTGGACCGGAACCAATGGCGCGCCTTCACTTTTGTCTTGACCGGGACCACCTTGCAAGCCTTCCCCACCGAAGGCCGCGCCCCGGCGTGGCGGCCCGTCCGCCAGTACCCGCTGGCCTCCTGCCTGGGCGTCCAGCCGGACCCCGAGGCCCCCGACCGGGGGGAGCGCTTCCAAGCGGCGTTCGCCGCCGACACCCTGAGACTCCGAGCCCAGAGCGCGGCCCGGGCCCGGGAGTGGACGGAGGCCCTGAGGGGGGCGGCGGCCGGCGCCCGGAGACCCGCCCGGGAGGAGTGCGGCGCCCCCCTGCTGCAGGGGGTGCCGATGAGGTCCAGGGAGAGGAGGCAGCGGGACCAGAGGGCCAAACGCCAGTCGGTCACCACCAGCTTCCTCAGTCTTCTCACCTGCGTCGCCGTGGAGAAAGGACTCACCGCTCAGGGATTCACTTGTGCAG GCTGTCAACGTCCGGTGGGCGCCTCGCGAGGCAAAGCCAAAGTTTGCCACTACAGCGGCTGGTATTACTGCCCCAAATGCCACCAGGACAACACTTTCCTGATCCCGGCCCGCCTCCTTCACAACTGGGACACGGGCAAGCACAAG GTGTCCAAGCAGGCCAAGGAGTTTCTGGAGTTTGTGTACGAGGAGCCCCTGCTGGACGTGCAGCAGCTCAACGGGGGGCTGTACGAGCACTGCGAGGCGCTCAGCGCCGTGCTGCGCTTGCGCCAGCAGCTGCAGTCGCTACGCGCCTACCTGTTCAGCTGCCGCGCCACGGTGGCCGAGGACCTGCGCCGAAG AATTTCTCCGCGAGAATATTTGCTGCAACACATTCACCTCTACTCCATTGCCGACCTACAGCAG GTGATTGACGGGCAGCTGGCGCCCTTCCTGTCCAAAGTCATCAAATTCGCCAGCGCGCACGTTTTGGCGTGCTCGTTATGTCGCCAGAAAGGATTCATCTGCGAACTGTGCCACAGCGGCCACGTCATCTACCCTTTCCAGGACGGCGCCACCACCAG GTGCTCGGGCTGCGACGCCGTCTTCCACAGCGAGTGTCGCCAGAAGTGTCAGCCGTGTCCTCGCTGCGTCCGTCGCGAACTCCACCACGTCCAACGGCCGTCGTCCTTCTGGTCgcccgacgacgacgacgaccctCACTTGCCCTTTCGGGACACCTGA
- the fzd5 gene encoding frizzled-5: MESAVRFLLVLLVQSGSRAGAASKEISCEPLTVPMCRGIGYNLTYTPNQFNHDTQEEVGLEVHQFWPLVRIRCSPDLLFFLCSMYTPICLPDYRKPLPPCRSVCERAKRGCSPLMSQYGFEWPERMSCERLPRLGGDTLCMDHNGSEAGTPSPPPPAPPALAKATPKHRPRAAAAAPPLPPPPKGECRCRDPLVPIKRESHPLYGRVRTGPLPNCAQPCHQAYFSEDERAFTGLWVGLWAGLCFASTLATVATFLLDVQRFKYPERPIIFLAACYLFVSLGYLIRLAAGHERVACAPGGVPGGADPSHILYDTGGPTLCTLVFLLVYFFGMAGSIWWVVLSFTWFLAAGMKWGGEAIAGHRRYFHLAAWLLPAVKTILVLALGAADGDPVAGICYVGNQSLENLRGLVLAPSLVYLAAGSFFLLAGFVSLFRIRSIIKQGGTKTDKLERLMIRIGLFGVLYTVPAAVVVACLFYEQHRRPDWERALACSCAAERQQLGGGPDYAVFMLKYFMCLVAGITSGVWIWSGKTLETWRRFLARCCPWWPYKVAAAAVAMAPPPVYPDAALLGAIPGMYHKAPSHI; the protein is encoded by the coding sequence ATGGAGTCCGCCGTGAGGTTCCTTCTGGTCTTGCTGGTCCAGAGCGGGTCTCGGGCGGGGGCGGCGTCCAAGGAGATCTCGTGCGAGCCCCTGACGGTGCCCATGTGTCGCGGCATCGGCTACAACCTGACCTACACCCCCAACCAGTTCAACCACGACACCCAAGAGGAGGTGGGCCTGGAGGTGCACCAGTTCTGGCCCCTGGTCCGGATCCGCTGCTCCCCGGACCTGCTCTTCTTCCTGTGCAGCATGTACACGCCCATCTGCCTGCCGGACTACCGCAAGCCGCTGCCGCCGTGCCGCTCGGTCTGCGAACGCGCCAAGCGCGGTTGCTCGCCGCTCATGAGCCAGTACGGCTTCGAGTGGCCCGAACGGATGAGCTGCGAGCGCCTCCCCCGCCTGGGCGGCGACACCCTCTGCATGGACCACAACGGCAGCGAGGCCGGCACGCCGTCGCCCccgccgccggcgccgccgGCCTTGGCGAAGGCCACGCCCAAGCATCGCCCGAGGGCGGCGGCCGCCGCCCCGCCTCTGCCGCCCCCGCCCAAGGGCGAGTGCCGGTGCCGGGACCCCCTGGTCCCCATCAAGCGGGAGTCGCACCCGCTGTACGGACGGGTTCGGACGGGGCCCCTCCCCAACTGCGCCCAGCCTTGCCACCAGGCGTACTTCTCGGAAGACGAGCGCGCCTTCACCGGCCTGTGGGTGGGGCTGTGGGCGGGGCTGTGTTTCGCCTCCACCCTGGCCACGGTGGCCACCTTCCTCCTGGACGTGCAGCGCTTCAAGTACCCCGAGCGGCCCATCATCTTCCTGGCGGCGTGCTACCTCTTCGTGTCGCTGGGCTACCTCATCCGGCTGGCGGCCGGCCACGAGCGCGTGGCCTGCGCCCCGGGCGGGGTCCCGGGCGGCGCCGACCCCTCGCACATCCTCTACGACACGGGCGGCCCCACCCTGTGCACGCTGGTCTTCCTGCTGGTCTACTTCTTCGGCATGGCCGGCTCCATCTGGTGGGTGGTCTTGTCCTTCACCTGGTTCCTGGCGGCCGGCATGAAGTGGGGCGGCGAGGCCATCGCCGGCCACCGCCGCTACTTCCACCTGGCCGCCTGGCTGCTCCCCGCCGTCAAGACCATCCTGGTCCTGGCCCTGGGCGCGGCGGACGGCGACCCGGTGGCCGGGATCTGCTACGTGGGCAACCAGAGCCTGGAGAACCTGCGGGGCTTGGTCCTGGCGCCCTCGCTGGTCTACCTGGCGGCCGGATCCTTCTTCCTGCTGGCCGGCTTCGTGTCGCTCTTCCGCATCCGCAGCATCATCAAGCAAGGCGGCACCAAGACGGACAAACTGGAGCGGCTGATGATCCGCATCGGGCTCTTCGGGGTGCTGTACACGGTGCCCGCCGCCGTGGTGGTGGCCTGCCTGTTCTACGAGCAGCACCGGCGCCCCGACTGGGAGCGGGCGCTGGCCTGCTCCTGCGCCGCCGAGCGCCAGCAGCTGGGCGGCGGACCCGACTACGCCGTTTTCATGCTCAAGTACTTCATGTGCTTGGTGGCGGGCATCACCTCGGGGGTCTGGATCTGGTCCGGGAAGACCCTGGAGACCTGGCGCAGGTTCCTGGCGCGCTGCTGCCCCTGGTGGCCCTACAAGGTggcagcggcggcggtggcCATGGCGCCCCCACCCGTGTACCCTGACGCCGCTCTATTGGGGGCCATCCCGGGAATGTACCACAAAGCGCCATCGCATATATGA
- the ccnyl1 gene encoding cyclin-Y-like protein 1 gives MGNTVSCCVSPESSPKLPSRQPAERLEEFLTSTEVSDDNSAPYLQHISDREVPDELALESNPSDHARVSTIFLCKSQTDVRDRRKSNHINHISHVSPGPLSKKYSSCSTIFIDDSTVSQPNLKSTIKCVTLAIYYHIKNRDSDRSLDIFDEKLHPLSREAVPDEYSCMDPEHKVIYRFVRTLFSAAQLTAECAIVTLVYLERLLTYAELDICPSNWKRIVLGAILLASKVWDDQAVWNVDYCQILKDITVEDMNEMERHFLELLQFNINVPASVYAKYYFDLRQLADDNNLSFPLEPLNNQRAQKLEAISRLCEDKYKDLSRAAVRRSLSADNLIGIRRSNAVLS, from the exons ATGGGAAACACAGTGTCATGCTGCGTCTCCCCGGAGTCGAGCCCCAAGTTGCCGTCCAGGCAGCCGGCAGAGCGGCTGGAGGAGTTCCTAACCAGCACGGAAGTCAGCGACGACAACAGCGCCCCCTATCTGCAGCACATCAGCGACAGAGAAGTCCCCGACG AACTGGCTCTAGAGTCCAACCCGTCAGACCATGCCCGAGTCAGCACCATCTTCCTTTGCAAATCGCAGACAGACG TGCGTGACAGGCGGAAAAGCAACCACATTAACCACATCAGTCAT GTGTCTCCCGGGCCACTGTCCAAGAAGTACAGCTCGTGTTCCACCATCTTTATTGACGACAGCACCGTCAGCCAGCCCAACCTCAAAAGCACAATCAAATG TGTCACTTTAGCAATCTACTACCACATCAAGAACAG gGATTCTGACCGCTCTCTGGACATCTTTGATGAGAAGCTGCACCCTTTATCA AGGGAGGCGGTGCCAGACGAGTACAGCTGCATGGACCCCGAGCACAAAGTTATCTATCGCTTCGTCAGGACGCTCTTCAGTGCAGCACAACTCACCGCTGAATGTGCCATTGTGACACTC GTCTACCTGGAGCGACTATTGACGTATGCCGAGCTGGACATTTGTCCCTCCAACTGGAAGCGTATCGTGCTGGGCGCCATCCTGCTGGCCTCCAAAGTCTGGGACGATCAGGCCGTGTGGAACGTCGACTATTGCCAGATCCTTAAAGACATCACCGTGGAGGACAT GAATGAGATGGAGCGCCACTTCCTGGAGCTGCTCCAGTTCAACATCAACGTGCCGGCCAGCGTCTACGCCAAGTACTACTTCGACCTGCGCCAGCTGGCCGACGACAACAACCTCAGCTTCCCGCTGGAGCCGCTCAACAACCAGCGCGCCCAAAAGTTGGAG gcCATTTCCAGACTGTGCGAGGACAAGTACAAAGACCTGAGCCGAGCCGCCGTACGCCGTTCGCTCAGCGCCGACAACCTCATCGGCATCCGGCGCTCCAACGCCGTGCTCTCCTGA